The Theileria orientalis strain Shintoku DNA, chromosome 2, complete genome genome has a window encoding:
- a CDS encoding casein kinase II subunit beta: MEEEFTEWDQFSSDSCETLKWIPWFASLEGHEFLLEIEESFVRDQFNLSGLKNIRNYNGAMSMILGPAPTEEVFMDGKFLELYMNATDLYGMLHSRYITTPIGLRRMRDKYQQGVFGQCPRVECQRQNVLPVGFSDNLHNHRIKTYCPRCQEAYVIRSGEVHADIDGAFFGRSFPHLFLLTFPNLIPDQPPVPFVPKIFGFKVHNINSLIKIKLENGEFGVTNKAESPSQDEMKVDE; the protein is encoded by the exons ATGGAAGAGGAGTTTACAGAGTGGGACCAATTTAGCTCTGATTCGTGCGAAACCCTGAAATGGATTCCTTGGTTTGCCTCTCTGGAAGGACACGAATTTTTGTTAGAA ATTGAGGAATCGTTTGTAAGAGATCAGTTCAATCTAAGTGGacttaaaaatattagaaaTTATAATGGAGCTATGAGCATGATCTTAGGCCCAGCTCCTACGGAAGAAGTTTTCATGGACGGGAAATTTCTTGAGCTTTATATGAATGCCACCGACTTATACGGAATGTTGCATTCGAGATATATAACGACGCCAATAGGTCTTCGGAGAATG AGAGACAAGTATCAACAGGGAGTGTTTGGTCAGTGTCCTAGGGTGGAATGTCAGAGGCAGAACGTTCTCCCGGTCGGATTCAGCGACAACTTGCACAACCATAGAATAAAGACGTACTGTCCGCGATGCCAGGAAGCATACGTAATAAGATCTGGAGAAGTCCACGCAGATATAGACGGGGCGTTCTTTGGAAGGTCGTTCCCGCACCTGTTCCTGCTGACCTTTCCGAACCTAATACCAGATCAACCCCCGGTGCCATTTGTGCCAAAAATTTTCGGTTTCAAAGTTCACAACATAAACtcattgataaaaataaagctGGAAAAT GGGGAATTTGGAGTCACGAACAAGGCGGAGTCCCCATCGCAGGATGAAATGAAAGTGGATGAGTAA